The window AAACGACAACTGCCCGAATGACGGTGTAAGAGAACTGAAGAATGCCCAGGACGGAACAGGCTACAGGCACGGAGCTTCTGGCGAAAAGGGACCTGGACTCGGCAGAGGATTCGGAAAAGCAGCTCAGCTGTAAGAGATAAAACCCCTACCCAATCTAGTCAAGGGCCCG is drawn from Mesotoga infera and contains these coding sequences:
- a CDS encoding Thrombospondin type 3 repeat protein, with protein sequence NDNCPNDGVRELKNAQDGTGYRHGASGEKGPGLGRGFGKAAQL